A single window of Gadus morhua chromosome 22, gadMor3.0, whole genome shotgun sequence DNA harbors:
- the LOC115535656 gene encoding tissue alpha-L-fucosidase isoform X1, whose product MIIAAGLNSVYVFRIADRSPPLPSMAGGINYSRIIQIVTLLVFALGCGARYTADWESLDARPLPQWFDDSKFGIFIHWGVFSVPGFGKFSEWFWYWWKALKYQQEIEFMRKNYPPDFQYADFAKEFHAEFFDPNGWAEILEVSGAKYVVFTSKHHDGFTNWPSPTSWNWNSVDVGPHRDLVGELAAAVRKKNLHFGLYHSMFEWFNPLYLADAASGFKNQDFVFGKALPELVQLVKNYKPDLIWSDGDWTAPDTYWNSTEFLAWLYNDSPVKDVVVTNDRWGKGCYCKHGGYYNCADRYSPTEVPTHKWEKCQTIDSLSWGYRRYMKATELLTLPNILKDMMYVVAFGGNYLLNIGPMSDGMIPPVFEERLRDIGSWLKINGEAVYGSKAWRNQTEPAVAPLYYTAKNNSVYAVIFGWPPNQRLQLSLPKTSKATNVTLLDYPNMPLTWKPVKGGGLVISMPPMAASAGNAWTLKLEGAA is encoded by the exons ATGATCATAGCAGCGGGACTGAATTCCGTTTATGTATTCAGGATAGCTGATAGATCACCACCGTTGCCAAGCATGGCAGGCGGTATAAACTATTCTCGTATAATTCAAATAGTGACCCTTCTTGTGTTTGCGCTTGGATGCGGAGCGCGATACACGGCCGATTGGGAAAGTCTGGACGCAAGACCCCTACCGCAATGGTTCGACGATTCGAAATTCGGTATTTTTATTCATTGGGGGGTATTCTCTGTCCCTGGTTTTGGGAAGTTCAGTGAATGGTTCTGGTATTGGTGGAAGGCTTTAAAATATCAACAAGAAATTGAGTTCATGCGCAAAAACTACCCACCTGACTTCCAATACGCAGACTTTGCAAAAGAGTTTCATGCAGAATTCTTTGACCCCAACGGTTGGGCCGAAATATTGGAAGTGTCTGGTGCCAA GTATGTGGTGTTTACATCGAAGCACCATGACGGGTTCACTAACTGGCCTTCACCAACATCTTGGAACTGGAACTCCGTGGACGTTGGTCCACACAGGGACCTGGTGGGAGAACTGGCTGCAGCGGTCAGGAAGAA GAATTTGCACTTTGGATTGTACCATTCTATGTTTGAATGGTTCAACCCACTTTACCTGGCTGACGCAGCTTCCGGCTTCAAGAACCAGGACTTTGTGTTCGGCAAGGCGCTCCCAGAGCTGGTACAGCTGGTGAAAAATTACAAGCCGGATCTGATCTGGTCGGACGGGGACTGGACTGCACCGGACACCTACTGGAACTCCACCGAGTTCCTGGCCTGGCTCTACAACGACAGCCCGGTCAAG GATGTGGTGGTGACCAATGACAGGTGGGGTAAGGGCTGCTACTGCAAGCATGGCGGTTACTACAACTGCGCCGACCGCTACTCGCCCACCGAAGTGCCCACCCACAAGTGGGAGAAGTGCCAGACCATCGACAGCCTGTCCTGGGGCTACCGCAGATACATGAAGGCCACGGAACTGCTCACCCTGCCCAACATCCTGAAG gaCATGATGTACGTGGTGGCCTTCGGTGGGAACTACCTGCTGAACATCGGACCCATGAGCGACGGCATGATCCCCCCGGTGTTCGAGGAGAGGCTGCGGGACATCGGCAGCTGGCTGAAGATTAACGGGGAGGCGGTGTACGGCTCCAAGGCCTGGAGGAACCAGACTGAGCCGGCCGTCGCCCCCCTCTA CTACACGGCAAAGAACAACTCTGTCTATGCCGTCATATTCGGCTGGCCCCCCAACCAGAGGCTTCAGCTATCACTGCCCAAGACATCCAAAGCCACCAAC GTGACACTCCTGGACTACCCTAACATGCCACTGACATGGAAACCAGTGAAGGGAGGCGGGCTGGTGATCTCTATGCCTCCGATGGCCGCGTCCGCTGGAAATGCCTGGACTCTGAAGCTGGAGGGGGCCGCCTAG
- the LOC115535656 gene encoding tissue alpha-L-fucosidase isoform X2: MRKNYPPDFQYADFAKEFHAEFFDPNGWAEILEVSGAKYVVFTSKHHDGFTNWPSPTSWNWNSVDVGPHRDLVGELAAAVRKKNLHFGLYHSMFEWFNPLYLADAASGFKNQDFVFGKALPELVQLVKNYKPDLIWSDGDWTAPDTYWNSTEFLAWLYNDSPVKDVVVTNDRWGKGCYCKHGGYYNCADRYSPTEVPTHKWEKCQTIDSLSWGYRRYMKATELLTLPNILKDMMYVVAFGGNYLLNIGPMSDGMIPPVFEERLRDIGSWLKINGEAVYGSKAWRNQTEPAVAPLYYTAKNNSVYAVIFGWPPNQRLQLSLPKTSKATNVTLLDYPNMPLTWKPVKGGGLVISMPPMAASAGNAWTLKLEGAA; encoded by the exons ATGCGCAAAAACTACCCACCTGACTTCCAATACGCAGACTTTGCAAAAGAGTTTCATGCAGAATTCTTTGACCCCAACGGTTGGGCCGAAATATTGGAAGTGTCTGGTGCCAA GTATGTGGTGTTTACATCGAAGCACCATGACGGGTTCACTAACTGGCCTTCACCAACATCTTGGAACTGGAACTCCGTGGACGTTGGTCCACACAGGGACCTGGTGGGAGAACTGGCTGCAGCGGTCAGGAAGAA GAATTTGCACTTTGGATTGTACCATTCTATGTTTGAATGGTTCAACCCACTTTACCTGGCTGACGCAGCTTCCGGCTTCAAGAACCAGGACTTTGTGTTCGGCAAGGCGCTCCCAGAGCTGGTACAGCTGGTGAAAAATTACAAGCCGGATCTGATCTGGTCGGACGGGGACTGGACTGCACCGGACACCTACTGGAACTCCACCGAGTTCCTGGCCTGGCTCTACAACGACAGCCCGGTCAAG GATGTGGTGGTGACCAATGACAGGTGGGGTAAGGGCTGCTACTGCAAGCATGGCGGTTACTACAACTGCGCCGACCGCTACTCGCCCACCGAAGTGCCCACCCACAAGTGGGAGAAGTGCCAGACCATCGACAGCCTGTCCTGGGGCTACCGCAGATACATGAAGGCCACGGAACTGCTCACCCTGCCCAACATCCTGAAG gaCATGATGTACGTGGTGGCCTTCGGTGGGAACTACCTGCTGAACATCGGACCCATGAGCGACGGCATGATCCCCCCGGTGTTCGAGGAGAGGCTGCGGGACATCGGCAGCTGGCTGAAGATTAACGGGGAGGCGGTGTACGGCTCCAAGGCCTGGAGGAACCAGACTGAGCCGGCCGTCGCCCCCCTCTA CTACACGGCAAAGAACAACTCTGTCTATGCCGTCATATTCGGCTGGCCCCCCAACCAGAGGCTTCAGCTATCACTGCCCAAGACATCCAAAGCCACCAAC GTGACACTCCTGGACTACCCTAACATGCCACTGACATGGAAACCAGTGAAGGGAGGCGGGCTGGTGATCTCTATGCCTCCGATGGCCGCGTCCGCTGGAAATGCCTGGACTCTGAAGCTGGAGGGGGCCGCCTAG